From the genome of Oceanidesulfovibrio indonesiensis, one region includes:
- the fabZ gene encoding 3-hydroxyacyl-ACP dehydratase FabZ, whose protein sequence is MTDTTHEASGLGPVQIRKILELLPHRYPFLLIDRVLDYKVGTQLTALKNVTMNEPFFQGHFPENPVMPGVLVLEALAQAGALLISLSLQDKNDDSLFIFTGIDKARFRRPVGPGDQLILNCWDIRHRRNFYKMTCDARVDGQLVAEASLAAALVSRDDL, encoded by the coding sequence ATGACCGACACGACTCATGAGGCTTCGGGCTTGGGTCCGGTGCAGATCCGGAAGATTCTCGAGCTCCTGCCGCATCGCTATCCTTTTCTGCTCATCGACCGCGTTCTCGACTACAAAGTTGGAACGCAACTCACGGCGTTGAAGAACGTGACCATGAACGAGCCCTTCTTTCAGGGGCATTTCCCTGAAAATCCCGTCATGCCCGGCGTGCTCGTGCTAGAAGCCCTGGCGCAGGCCGGCGCCCTGCTCATCAGCCTGAGCCTTCAGGACAAAAACGACGACTCCCTGTTCATCTTCACCGGCATCGACAAAGCGCGGTTCCGCCGGCCCGTGGGTCCCGGAGACCAACTCATCCTGAACTGCTGGGACATCCGCCATCGCCGCAACTTCTACAAGATGACCTGCGACGCCCGAGTGGACGGTCAGCTCGTGGCGGAAGCGAGCCTCGCCGCGGCCCTCGTTTCCCGCGACGACCTCTGA
- a CDS encoding ABC transporter ATP-binding protein, with product MSVAESELYELRGIGKTFQGPREELTILDGIDLRVDAGESVAILGSSGSGKTTLLHLMGGLDVASRGEVRFRGRDIGAMDESTKAAMRNKDLGFVFQFHHLLPEFTTLENVAMQGLIAGMTKSEAYERAAESLLRMGLGDRLDHRVTTLSGGEQQRAAIARAMLMQPKALLADEPTGNLDERTGELVTDLLVSLNEETGATLVVVTHNHALANRMQRRLELYSGVLHEV from the coding sequence ATATCTGTGGCCGAGTCTGAACTCTATGAACTGCGCGGGATAGGCAAGACTTTCCAGGGTCCCCGGGAAGAACTGACAATCCTTGATGGCATCGACCTCCGTGTGGACGCCGGCGAATCGGTAGCCATCCTCGGTTCATCCGGTTCGGGCAAGACGACGCTCTTGCATCTCATGGGCGGCCTCGACGTGGCCTCGCGGGGGGAAGTCCGATTTCGCGGCCGCGATATCGGCGCCATGGACGAATCCACCAAGGCGGCCATGCGCAATAAGGATCTCGGCTTCGTGTTTCAGTTCCACCACCTGCTACCCGAGTTCACCACATTGGAAAACGTTGCGATGCAGGGACTCATTGCCGGCATGACAAAAAGCGAAGCATACGAGCGCGCCGCCGAGTCATTGCTCCGCATGGGTCTTGGCGACCGTCTGGACCACCGTGTGACGACTCTCTCCGGTGGCGAGCAGCAACGCGCCGCCATCGCTCGCGCAATGCTCATGCAGCCCAAAGCCCTGCTGGCCGACGAGCCCACCGGCAACCTTGACGAGCGCACCGGCGAACTCGTCACCGACCTGCTCGTCAGCCTGAACGAAGAAACAGGAGCCACCCTCGTGGTGGTAACCCATAACCATGCTCTCGCAAACCGCATGCAACGGCGGTTGGAACTCTATTCCGGAGTGCTCCATGAAGTGTAG
- a CDS encoding PAS domain S-box protein — protein sequence MSTPSSMSPHTLSWFARFLIADLADGPLPNDWIDQIRKVHSVPESLGYAASIIAPALRLDHQSSLERLVSRAEAVENAAALTAAREERCRGRHVPYRIVIEDCDGQPCFFMIHTRPSRHAGPTQDDPFDPEANIAVIEPLPQKPVPTDPTGDVYEHLIAMREKHRVLYEILPIGVTITDDKGTIIEVNAVCERLFGMPSDTLVGKSIHDDWQVIRPDGSPLPDEDYACVRVLHNKETLLGQEIGFVRENGAVTWMSLFAAPIPLEGYGVAVIYVDVTRSRTTERNLRKREQRYRMAVEAGHIGVWEWDIATGDMYLDVNLKHMLGYKEWEIESHISDWSQHVHPDDREFIRDKLYAHFAGDTPFFDAEHRMIHKNGSVVWMLTRGIATFDADGKPVSVTGTNLDITDRKLAEEAVEVERRRLFSLLERLPAFVCLIAPDKTLRFKNRYFAEQFHDADAPPCIMAYPESRLLSCPTFEVFDTRSLAVWEWTYKETGQIFQIFDYPFEDVDGSPLVLELGIDVTVSRRALDALQASEQRYRSITDNLAMGIAMVDSDFRVVAANPKLREWFSHIDFNSFPSCRSLLPPCEGEDTTDRTCRCSLESVAQSEILEEVTLAHGTRAMRFNFCPIRHGGGEIGSLILMIDDVTDRLRDQARLQRAQKLEAMGTLAGGIAHEINQPLNALRLYVSSLDMLVRQNEHVDRSFVEKRLGLILKECDKINEIIVHMRSLVRQETRGLSRVDLNQALESALSLVTAQLKSHDIVLSLDLEENLPAVHANPVQVEQVVINLVVNAMNALDDHDVHNGKIGAGIYPCADVELPEKFVYIRTHREADLIVLSVQDNGPGFAGMEDRLFDPFFTTKDPGKGMGLGLSIVHTMVRSWDAEICAGQSQWGGAAFTVRMRPSY from the coding sequence ATGAGCACACCATCCAGCATGTCCCCGCATACCCTCTCCTGGTTTGCACGCTTCCTCATCGCAGACCTTGCCGACGGTCCGCTGCCGAACGATTGGATCGATCAGATCCGAAAGGTTCACTCCGTTCCGGAATCACTGGGGTATGCTGCGTCGATCATCGCACCGGCGCTCCGCCTTGACCACCAGTCCTCGCTGGAACGTCTCGTTTCCCGTGCTGAGGCCGTGGAGAACGCGGCGGCTCTGACCGCGGCCCGGGAAGAACGGTGCCGCGGCCGCCACGTTCCATATCGCATCGTCATCGAGGACTGCGACGGCCAGCCCTGCTTTTTCATGATCCACACGCGCCCTTCGCGGCATGCCGGACCCACGCAGGATGATCCTTTCGACCCCGAAGCGAACATCGCGGTGATCGAACCGCTCCCCCAAAAGCCTGTACCGACAGACCCCACCGGCGATGTTTACGAGCATCTCATCGCCATGCGCGAAAAGCATCGCGTATTGTACGAGATCCTGCCCATCGGCGTAACCATCACCGACGACAAGGGAACCATCATCGAGGTGAACGCCGTGTGCGAACGCCTCTTTGGCATGCCCTCCGACACGCTGGTGGGCAAATCCATCCACGACGACTGGCAGGTCATCCGGCCGGATGGATCCCCCCTTCCCGACGAAGATTACGCCTGCGTTCGGGTGCTGCACAACAAGGAGACGCTCCTCGGCCAGGAGATCGGCTTCGTCCGGGAAAACGGCGCAGTCACCTGGATGTCGCTCTTCGCCGCGCCCATCCCGCTGGAGGGCTACGGCGTCGCTGTCATATATGTTGATGTCACCAGATCCCGCACCACGGAGCGCAACCTGCGCAAACGCGAGCAGCGCTACCGCATGGCCGTGGAGGCCGGCCACATCGGCGTATGGGAATGGGATATCGCCACCGGCGACATGTACCTGGACGTGAACCTGAAGCACATGCTCGGTTACAAGGAATGGGAGATCGAATCGCACATTTCGGACTGGTCCCAGCACGTTCACCCTGATGATCGTGAATTCATCAGGGATAAGCTTTACGCGCACTTTGCCGGAGATACTCCCTTTTTCGATGCCGAGCACCGCATGATCCACAAGAACGGTTCCGTGGTCTGGATGCTCACGCGGGGCATCGCCACATTCGATGCCGACGGCAAACCCGTATCCGTAACCGGCACCAACCTCGACATCACCGACCGCAAGCTGGCCGAAGAGGCCGTGGAAGTGGAGCGGCGCCGGCTTTTCTCACTGCTGGAGCGCCTCCCGGCGTTCGTCTGTCTCATCGCGCCGGACAAGACCCTGCGATTTAAAAACCGCTACTTCGCAGAGCAGTTTCATGACGCCGATGCGCCGCCGTGCATCATGGCGTATCCCGAAAGCCGGCTGCTGTCCTGTCCCACGTTCGAAGTGTTCGATACTCGCAGCCTCGCTGTCTGGGAGTGGACCTACAAGGAAACCGGCCAGATTTTTCAGATTTTTGATTATCCGTTCGAAGATGTGGACGGCTCCCCCCTGGTGCTGGAGCTGGGCATCGACGTCACCGTGTCCCGCCGCGCCCTGGACGCGCTCCAGGCCAGCGAACAGCGCTACCGCTCCATTACGGACAACCTGGCCATGGGCATAGCCATGGTGGACAGCGATTTCCGGGTGGTGGCCGCCAACCCCAAGCTGCGCGAATGGTTTTCGCACATCGACTTCAATTCCTTTCCATCGTGCCGCAGTTTGCTTCCGCCCTGTGAAGGCGAAGACACCACGGACCGGACGTGCCGCTGCTCCCTGGAGTCCGTCGCACAGTCGGAAATCCTGGAGGAAGTGACGCTGGCCCACGGAACGCGCGCCATGCGCTTCAACTTCTGCCCCATACGCCACGGCGGCGGAGAAATCGGTTCCCTCATCCTGATGATAGACGACGTGACGGACCGCCTGCGTGATCAGGCGCGGCTTCAACGCGCCCAAAAACTCGAGGCCATGGGAACACTCGCAGGCGGCATAGCCCATGAGATCAACCAGCCTCTCAACGCGCTCCGTCTTTACGTGAGCAGTCTCGACATGCTGGTCCGCCAGAACGAACATGTGGACCGCAGCTTCGTGGAAAAGCGGCTCGGCCTCATCCTGAAAGAGTGCGACAAGATCAACGAAATCATTGTGCATATGCGCTCGCTCGTACGGCAGGAAACACGAGGCCTCAGCCGGGTGGACCTCAACCAGGCGCTGGAAAGCGCACTCTCCCTGGTCACCGCGCAGCTCAAGTCCCATGACATTGTCTTGAGTCTGGACCTGGAGGAAAACCTGCCTGCCGTACATGCCAACCCGGTCCAGGTGGAGCAGGTGGTCATCAACCTCGTAGTCAACGCCATGAACGCGCTGGATGATCATGACGTCCATAATGGTAAAATCGGCGCGGGAATATATCCATGCGCAGATGTGGAGCTACCGGAAAAGTTCGTGTATATACGAACCCACCGCGAGGCCGACCTCATCGTCCTGAGCGTACAGGACAATGGCCCGGGCTTTGCAGGCATGGAAGACCGGCTCTTCGATCCGTTCTTCACCACCAAGGATCCCGGCAAAGGCATGGGGCTCGGTCTGTCCATTGTGCATACCATGGTGCGGTCCTGGGATGCCGAGATATGCGCCGGGCAGAGCCAATGGGGCGGCGCGGCTTTCACCGTCCGCATGCGGCCTTCCTACTAA
- the bamA gene encoding outer membrane protein assembly factor BamA produces the protein MKCRLLRTAMLAMVAFTLVLFHGQPAPAQNDVTVVVLPFQVNADPKYDYLNASLPELLTQSLGEQGFNAVSQDRVRTLIREQNVTFLDLATARTLAQAAGAQYAVYGSFSQIGESISLDVRLVNVEGTRPATPLYVSQTGMGNLGLAVGELTQKLSDELYAEDSIAEIEVRGLAYLDQDVVLSRLSIREGDPFNPRAMNDEIKRVFDLGYFEDVRVSVQDVPQGKKVIFDLEEKPRIRAIGVVGNDAIDDDEIIEAMNTQPGTVLNPSILADDLEKIRGLYRDKGYYLAEISYELEEVQDSSARLNIVVKETKRLYVTKITLNGVEAMSESAVRGEMKLGTRGIISWLTGTGVLKEELLEHDAAAIEKYYANHGFVDVKVSPAQVDYTEDGIHVSYDIIEGPRYKVGEVSFAGDLLVPNEDLRKITSIDDLADKGEWFDRSMLREDSERLTMLYNDLGYAYAETNVRFNEAAAEEPTLDVTFTMTKNQKVFIRRVTIDGNTKTRDNVIRRELVLADGDLFNGSALQASNIRLENLDLFESYDIETVPTDDPKELDLKVNVKEKATGMISGGLGYGSYDGVFVTAKVNERNLFGRGYFIGLTGSFSGKKTRFDFSFTNPRVYDSYLGFGLDAYYTEESFPDFDREAIGGGVRFSHPIGNYSTLHWGYTLERYKLTDLNYYYFYNTSSDENWSSIVNLGLSRNTTNRNMNPTSGWRNSVAMYAAGGIFGGDDEFIKLITDHNWYYLLPWGDEHIFHWRGQAGALLETPGGGSVPIYQRFYLGGMNSVRGYEGMSIGPRDIYGQVRGGTYQFFTNFEYLFRLSEEFGLQGVAFFDAGDAWGGFGEDVPHLKTSVGAGLRWASPFGLLRVEYGYALDRIPGQGSPHRLEFSMGQAF, from the coding sequence ATGAAGTGTAGATTGTTGCGTACAGCCATGCTGGCCATGGTTGCGTTCACCCTTGTCCTTTTTCACGGCCAACCCGCCCCGGCGCAAAACGACGTCACTGTCGTGGTCCTGCCGTTCCAGGTCAACGCCGACCCCAAGTACGATTACCTGAACGCTTCCTTGCCGGAACTGCTCACCCAGAGCCTTGGCGAGCAAGGGTTCAACGCCGTTTCGCAGGATCGCGTCCGCACCCTCATCCGGGAGCAGAACGTGACCTTCCTCGACCTGGCCACCGCCCGCACCCTGGCCCAGGCCGCCGGGGCGCAGTATGCCGTCTACGGCAGCTTCAGCCAGATCGGCGAATCCATCAGCCTGGACGTACGGCTGGTGAACGTGGAAGGGACCAGACCAGCAACGCCGCTTTACGTGAGCCAGACAGGCATGGGCAACCTGGGCCTCGCCGTGGGCGAACTCACCCAGAAGCTTTCGGACGAACTCTACGCGGAAGACTCCATCGCCGAGATCGAAGTCCGCGGCCTGGCGTATCTTGACCAGGACGTCGTTCTGTCTCGCCTGTCCATACGCGAGGGCGACCCTTTCAACCCACGGGCCATGAACGATGAGATCAAGCGCGTCTTCGACCTCGGCTACTTCGAGGACGTGCGCGTGAGCGTGCAGGACGTTCCCCAGGGCAAAAAAGTCATCTTCGACCTCGAGGAAAAACCGCGCATCCGCGCCATCGGCGTGGTTGGCAACGACGCCATCGATGATGACGAAATCATCGAAGCCATGAACACCCAGCCCGGAACGGTGCTCAACCCGAGCATCCTGGCGGACGACCTCGAAAAGATTCGCGGCCTCTATCGCGACAAGGGCTACTACCTGGCCGAGATCTCCTACGAACTCGAAGAAGTCCAGGACAGCTCGGCGCGCCTCAACATCGTGGTCAAGGAGACAAAGCGCCTCTACGTGACCAAGATCACCTTGAACGGCGTGGAGGCCATGAGCGAGTCGGCAGTGCGCGGCGAGATGAAGCTCGGCACTCGGGGCATCATATCCTGGCTCACCGGCACCGGCGTGCTCAAGGAAGAGCTTCTGGAGCACGATGCGGCAGCCATCGAAAAGTACTACGCGAACCACGGATTCGTGGACGTGAAGGTATCTCCGGCCCAGGTGGACTACACCGAGGACGGCATTCACGTGAGCTACGACATCATCGAAGGCCCGCGTTACAAGGTGGGTGAGGTTTCCTTTGCCGGCGACCTCCTGGTGCCCAACGAAGATTTGCGCAAGATCACCTCCATCGACGACCTTGCCGACAAGGGCGAGTGGTTCGACCGCTCGATGCTGCGCGAAGACTCGGAAAGGCTCACCATGCTCTACAACGATCTCGGATACGCCTACGCCGAGACCAACGTGCGCTTCAACGAAGCCGCAGCCGAAGAGCCCACCCTGGACGTGACCTTCACCATGACAAAAAACCAGAAGGTCTTCATCCGACGGGTGACTATCGACGGCAACACTAAAACCCGCGACAACGTCATTCGCCGCGAACTCGTGCTCGCAGACGGCGACCTGTTCAACGGCAGCGCCCTGCAGGCTTCCAACATTCGGCTCGAAAACCTGGACCTTTTCGAAAGCTACGACATCGAGACCGTGCCCACCGATGACCCGAAGGAGCTGGATCTCAAGGTCAACGTGAAAGAGAAAGCCACAGGCATGATCTCGGGCGGTCTGGGATACGGCAGCTACGACGGCGTATTCGTCACCGCCAAGGTCAACGAACGCAACCTCTTCGGCCGCGGCTACTTCATCGGCCTCACCGGTTCCTTCAGCGGCAAGAAAACACGCTTCGACTTCAGCTTCACCAACCCGCGGGTCTACGACTCCTATCTCGGTTTCGGACTGGATGCGTATTATACGGAAGAGTCGTTCCCGGACTTCGACAGGGAAGCCATCGGCGGCGGCGTTCGCTTTTCTCACCCCATCGGCAACTACTCCACGCTGCACTGGGGCTACACACTGGAGCGCTACAAGCTTACCGACCTGAACTACTACTACTTCTACAACACCTCCAGTGACGAAAACTGGTCGAGTATCGTGAATCTCGGCCTCAGCAGAAACACAACCAACAGAAACATGAACCCCACCAGCGGCTGGAGAAACTCGGTCGCCATGTACGCTGCCGGCGGCATCTTCGGGGGGGACGACGAGTTCATCAAGCTCATTACCGACCACAACTGGTACTACCTGCTGCCCTGGGGCGATGAGCATATCTTCCACTGGCGCGGCCAGGCCGGCGCCTTGCTGGAAACACCAGGTGGCGGCAGCGTGCCGATATACCAACGCTTCTACCTGGGCGGCATGAACTCTGTCCGCGGCTACGAAGGCATGTCCATCGGTCCGCGCGACATCTATGGCCAGGTTCGCGGCGGCACGTACCAGTTCTTCACGAACTTCGAGTACCTCTTCCGGCTTTCCGAGGAATTTGGCCTGCAGGGTGTGGCGTTCTTCGATGCCGGCGACGCCTGGGGCGGGTTCGGCGAGGACGTCCCGCACCTCAAGACAAGCGTCGGCGCGGGCCTGCGTTGGGCGTCCCCCTTCGGCCTGCTCCGCGTCGAATACGGATATGCACTGGATCGCATTCCCGGACAGGGCAGCCCGCACCGGCTGGAATTCTCCATGGGACAGGCATTCTGA
- a CDS encoding response regulator yields the protein MNDVRIMVVDDERIVALDIRKTLERLGYSVPAVCSSGEEAVHTAGEVRPDLVLMDIRLNGEMDGVQAADEIYKRYSIPIIFLTAYSDEETLQRAKRTEPFGYLIKPFAERELNSTIEIALYKYHSEAKLRSAVQVAENASVTKSAFLANMSHEIRTPMNGIIGMSDLALETDLDEEQRDFLNTIKESAETLLGIINDILDFSKIEANKLQLIDVDFNLRDIVDRSIKAIMPMARKKGLSLHVAVSPDVPSTLKGDPVRLGQVLSNLLSNAVKFTESGSVTVEANVVTIPTVRHEIEEDDSKSMVNLIFSVRDTGVGIEPDQQEAIFESYLQAASTRHFGGTGLGLAISRELVQMMGGALWLRSRVGYGSTFFFTVSLSPASEKAAVPAAPAETAPAGARKARILVADDNPVSLKLACRLLGNAGHTVTSASNGAQALERMARESFDLLVTNIEMPVMNGAELLRTIRDGQAKSVPAEFPVIAMTAHALKGDRERFLEAGMDGYVPKPLQKRTLLRMVDEVLAARSAIGRSPGNSDAD from the coding sequence ATGAACGATGTGAGAATCATGGTCGTGGACGATGAGCGAATTGTCGCCCTCGACATCCGTAAGACACTGGAACGACTCGGCTATTCCGTTCCGGCAGTTTGCTCCAGCGGCGAAGAAGCCGTGCACACAGCCGGCGAAGTCCGGCCCGACCTCGTACTCATGGACATCCGCCTCAACGGAGAGATGGACGGCGTGCAGGCGGCCGACGAGATCTACAAACGCTACTCCATTCCCATAATATTCCTGACTGCCTATTCCGACGAGGAAACGCTCCAGCGCGCCAAACGCACCGAGCCCTTCGGCTACCTCATCAAACCCTTTGCCGAACGTGAACTCAACTCCACCATCGAGATCGCGCTCTACAAATACCATTCGGAGGCCAAGCTGCGCAGCGCAGTGCAGGTGGCGGAGAATGCCAGCGTCACCAAGAGCGCATTCCTGGCCAACATGAGCCACGAGATACGCACGCCCATGAACGGCATCATCGGCATGTCAGACCTCGCTCTGGAGACCGACCTGGACGAGGAGCAACGCGACTTTCTGAACACCATCAAGGAATCCGCTGAAACCTTGCTCGGCATCATCAACGACATCCTCGACTTCTCCAAGATCGAGGCGAACAAGCTTCAGCTCATCGATGTGGACTTCAACCTGCGCGACATAGTCGACCGTTCCATCAAGGCCATCATGCCCATGGCCCGAAAGAAAGGGCTGAGCCTGCATGTCGCCGTCAGTCCGGATGTCCCTTCCACACTCAAGGGCGACCCGGTCCGGCTGGGTCAGGTACTGTCCAACCTGCTGAGCAACGCGGTCAAGTTCACGGAGTCAGGATCGGTTACGGTGGAGGCCAATGTCGTCACCATCCCCACGGTGCGTCACGAGATCGAAGAAGATGATTCCAAGTCCATGGTCAATCTGATCTTTTCGGTTCGCGACACCGGAGTCGGCATAGAGCCGGACCAGCAGGAAGCCATTTTCGAAAGTTATCTCCAGGCCGCCTCCACCAGGCACTTCGGCGGCACAGGTCTCGGCCTCGCCATCTCACGCGAACTCGTACAGATGATGGGCGGGGCTCTCTGGCTACGCAGCCGGGTGGGTTACGGTTCCACCTTCTTCTTCACGGTCAGCCTCTCGCCGGCTTCCGAAAAAGCTGCCGTGCCGGCTGCGCCCGCCGAGACCGCACCCGCCGGGGCGCGGAAGGCCCGCATCCTGGTGGCGGACGACAACCCCGTCAGCCTCAAGCTCGCCTGCCGGCTCCTGGGCAACGCCGGCCACACGGTGACCAGCGCCTCGAACGGCGCCCAGGCTCTGGAGCGCATGGCGCGCGAATCATTCGATCTGCTCGTCACGAACATCGAGATGCCCGTCATGAATGGCGCGGAGCTGCTGCGGACCATCCGCGATGGCCAAGCCAAAAGCGTCCCGGCAGAGTTTCCCGTCATCGCCATGACCGCCCATGCCCTCAAGGGAGACAGAGAGCGGTTCCTGGAAGCCGGCATGGACGGATACGTCCCAAAGCCATTGCAAAAGCGAACCCTGCTCAGGATGGTGGACGAAGTGCTCGCCGCCCGGTCTGCCATCGGGAGATCCCCCGGGAATTCCGATGCCGACTGA
- a CDS encoding DUF1786 domain-containing protein produces MRKRILSLDIGSGTVDVLYYITADDGGPCAEPENLPKFVLPSPAQRIAARVRELTAAKRGFYLHGENMGGGFFRAVSAHLKAGLPAAVHPDSAWALSDDPARLESMGLKISTRPAPELIPVHTADYDPGYWRSLLAMCGLEPPDLILAAAQDHGYHPQGSNRLGRFELWRNLLAREGGRLEALFFEEAPEEMTRLRTLQRATGGGPVADTGAAAVLGALFDPQIADLSQQSGVMVVNAGNSHFLAFLVFRERIYGVYEHHTGMQAPEAIAADLDAFRRGTLANQDVLDSGGHGVHTLELPNEARTFSHVCVMGPRRRLADEALRDAAGSYASVLHPAPGGDMMIAGCFGLVRGYYMTRRV; encoded by the coding sequence GTGCGCAAGCGCATTCTCAGTCTGGATATCGGCAGCGGCACGGTGGACGTGTTGTATTACATCACAGCGGATGACGGCGGCCCCTGCGCGGAACCGGAGAATCTGCCCAAGTTCGTGCTGCCCTCGCCGGCGCAACGCATTGCCGCACGCGTGCGCGAACTGACCGCGGCGAAAAGGGGCTTCTACCTGCATGGCGAGAACATGGGCGGCGGATTCTTTCGGGCCGTGTCCGCGCATCTCAAGGCCGGCCTGCCGGCGGCCGTGCACCCCGATTCGGCCTGGGCGCTGTCCGACGACCCGGCGCGGCTGGAGTCCATGGGCCTGAAAATCTCCACACGGCCGGCTCCGGAGCTGATTCCCGTCCACACTGCCGACTATGACCCCGGCTACTGGCGCAGTCTGCTCGCCATGTGCGGCCTGGAGCCGCCGGACCTCATACTCGCCGCCGCGCAGGACCACGGCTACCATCCCCAGGGGAGCAACCGGCTGGGGCGCTTTGAGCTGTGGCGCAACCTTCTCGCGCGGGAAGGCGGCAGGCTGGAAGCGTTGTTCTTCGAGGAGGCGCCGGAGGAGATGACCAGGCTCCGGACGCTCCAGCGGGCGACCGGCGGCGGCCCCGTGGCTGACACGGGCGCGGCGGCCGTGCTCGGGGCGCTGTTCGATCCGCAGATCGCCGACCTCTCGCAGCAATCCGGGGTGATGGTGGTGAACGCAGGGAACAGCCATTTCCTGGCGTTTCTCGTGTTCCGGGAGCGCATCTACGGCGTGTATGAGCACCATACCGGCATGCAGGCTCCGGAAGCGATCGCTGCCGACCTTGATGCGTTCCGCCGCGGGACGTTGGCCAACCAGGACGTGCTGGACAGCGGAGGGCACGGCGTGCACACCCTGGAGCTGCCGAATGAAGCCAGGACCTTTTCGCACGTGTGCGTTATGGGACCGCGCCGCCGTCTCGCGGACGAGGCGTTGCGTGACGCCGCCGGATCGTATGCGAGCGTGCTGCACCCGGCGCCGGGCGGGGATATGATGATAGCCGGCTGCTTCGGGCTTGTCCGCGGCTATTACATGACGCGGCGCGTGTGA
- a CDS encoding OmpH family outer membrane protein, which produces MRKVIAFLFVFCLLFAATAHAQEDVKVGVVSLGRVLMESEPGKKAQAELRRSLQPERDRIAEQDKALQSEMEELKKQAAVLSQDAKKEKLTAYQRKVYEHSNKMQQFQQKVAEEEERVLNPLKEKLVEIIQKYGQENKFDLILTDVSGGVVWASKRIDVTPDIMQRFNAAF; this is translated from the coding sequence ATGCGTAAAGTTATTGCCTTCCTTTTTGTATTCTGCCTCCTCTTTGCTGCTACCGCGCATGCCCAGGAGGATGTGAAGGTCGGCGTCGTATCGCTCGGCCGGGTTCTCATGGAATCCGAGCCCGGCAAGAAGGCCCAGGCTGAACTGCGCCGCTCGCTCCAGCCCGAACGCGACAGGATTGCGGAGCAGGACAAGGCTCTGCAATCTGAAATGGAAGAACTCAAAAAGCAAGCCGCCGTCCTTTCTCAGGATGCCAAAAAGGAAAAGCTCACGGCCTATCAGCGCAAGGTTTACGAGCACTCCAACAAGATGCAGCAGTTCCAGCAGAAAGTTGCCGAGGAAGAAGAGCGCGTATTGAATCCGCTCAAGGAAAAGCTTGTAGAGATCATTCAGAAATACGGGCAGGAAAACAAGTTCGACCTCATCCTCACCGACGTCAGCGGCGGTGTGGTCTGGGCTTCCAAGCGCATCGACGTGACCCCGGACATCATGCAGCGCTTCAACGCGGCGTTCTAG